One Panicum virgatum strain AP13 chromosome 9K, P.virgatum_v5, whole genome shotgun sequence genomic region harbors:
- the LOC120650888 gene encoding NADPH-dependent aldehyde reductase-like protein, chloroplastic, whose product MALAGAGNTSPLPLAGRVALVTGGSRGIGREVSSHLAALGARVVVNYASNSARADELVAELASRGHGAVAVRADVSDPDAVRALFNRAEEAFGSPPHIVVACAGLLNAKYPALADTAVEDFDAMFAVNVRGTFLVCREAASRIPAGSSGRIVTFSSSIVGTLLPGYAAYTATNAAVEAMTKILAKEVAAKGVTANVVAPGPVRTELFFAGKDEAFVRKVEERSMGRIAETTDVASVVTFLVSDGAAWVNGQVIRVNGGFA is encoded by the coding sequence ATGGCACTCGCAGGCGCTGGGAACACGTCGCCGctcccgctcgccggccgcgtcgCGCTCGTGACCGGCGGCTCCCGCGGGATCGGCCGCGAGGTGTCCTcccacctcgccgcgctcggcgcGCGCGTCGTGGTCAACTACGCGTCCAACTCCGCGCGAGCCGACGAGCTCGTCGCGGAGCTCGCCTCCCGCGGCCACGGCGCCGTGGCCGTCCGCGCCGACGTGTCGGACCCGGACGCCGTGCGCGCGCTCTTCAACCGCGCCGAGGAGGCGTTCGGGTCCCCGCCGCACATCGTGGTGGCCTGCGCGGGCCTCCTCAACGCCAAGTACCCGGCGCTCGCGGACACCGCCGTCGAGGACTTCGACGCCATGTTCGCGGTGAACGTGCGCGGGACGTTCCTCGTCTGCCGCGAGGCGGCGAGCCGCATCCCCGCCGGCAGCAGCGGCCGCATCGTCACGTTCTCGTCGTCCATCGTGGGCACGCTCCTGCCGGGCTACGCGGCGTACACGGCGAccaacgccgccgtggaggcgaTGACGAAGATCCTGGccaaggaggtggcggcgaaggGGGTCACCGCGAACGTGGTGGCGCCGGGACCCGTGCGTACGGAGCTGTTCTTTGCCGGGAAAGATGAGGCCTTCGTGCGGAAGGTCGAGGAGCGGTCCATGGGGCGCATCGCCGAGACCACGGACGTCGCATCGGTCGTGACGTTCCTGGTGAGCGACGGCGCGGCGTGGGTGAATGGCCAGGTTATCCGGGTCAACGGTGGCTTCGCCTAA